Proteins encoded by one window of Streptomyces clavuligerus:
- a CDS encoding ABC transporter substrate-binding protein — protein MRPRYAVYALSLAGATLAVAGACMTGPSLENRDRGTVPPGDSHRLTVGSAGFTESDLLAQLYALLLRNAGHPADVLTVTNREIYEPALESGRIDVVPEYAATFADWLNAKANGAGAPPVGSPDLATTMTALRRLAEPRGLDVLPPGRAVDQNAFAVGREYAARHGLKTLSDLGRSKLPVRLAAGDECVERPYCEPGLRSVYGIDITAVDPKGVGTTQSKQAVQRGQDQMMLTTTTDATLDAFDLVLLQDDRHLQNADYIVPVVNRARAGSPGIARALARLNTVLTTGDLAGLNERVDSWRRLPEDVARQYLQEKGLLGRTGGPPAAPPPPGRRVFPPPDHGHPPDPDPPPPALPPRTPRSWLRPALPPLE, from the coding sequence ATGCGGCCCCGGTACGCGGTGTACGCCCTCTCGCTGGCCGGGGCGACGCTCGCCGTGGCCGGCGCCTGTATGACCGGGCCCTCACTGGAGAACCGCGACCGGGGCACCGTGCCGCCCGGCGACAGCCACCGGCTGACCGTCGGCTCCGCCGGATTCACCGAGAGCGATCTGCTCGCCCAGCTGTACGCCCTGCTGCTGCGGAACGCCGGACACCCCGCCGACGTCCTCACCGTCACCAACCGGGAGATCTACGAACCGGCGCTGGAGAGCGGCCGGATCGACGTCGTGCCGGAGTACGCGGCGACCTTCGCCGACTGGCTCAACGCCAAGGCCAACGGGGCGGGCGCGCCCCCGGTCGGATCACCGGACCTGGCGACGACGATGACCGCGCTGCGGCGGCTCGCGGAGCCGCGCGGGCTCGATGTGCTGCCCCCGGGGCGCGCGGTGGACCAGAACGCCTTCGCGGTCGGCCGGGAGTACGCCGCGCGCCACGGTCTGAAGACCCTGAGCGACCTGGGGAGATCAAAGCTGCCGGTGCGGCTGGCGGCGGGCGACGAATGCGTGGAACGCCCGTACTGCGAGCCGGGGCTGCGGTCCGTCTACGGCATCGACATCACCGCCGTCGACCCCAAGGGCGTCGGCACCACACAGTCCAAGCAGGCCGTGCAGCGCGGGCAGGACCAGATGATGCTGACCACGACGACCGACGCCACCCTGGACGCCTTCGATCTGGTGCTGCTCCAGGACGACCGGCACCTCCAGAACGCCGACTACATCGTGCCGGTGGTCAACCGGGCGCGGGCCGGGAGCCCCGGGATCGCCCGGGCGCTGGCCCGGCTCAACACCGTGCTGACCACCGGGGACCTGGCCGGTCTGAACGAACGGGTCGACAGTTGGCGCAGGCTCCCGGAGGACGTGGCCCGGCAGTACCTCCAGGAGAAGGGCCTCCTGGGCCGCACCGGCGGACCTCCCGCCGCCCCGCCGCCACCGGGCCGCCGGGTGTTCCCGCCCCCGGACCACGGCCACCCGCCCGATCCTGACCCCCCGCCCCCGGCCCTCCCGCCCCGTACCCCGCGCTCCTGGCTCCGGCCGGCCCTCCCGCCGCTGGAGTGA
- a CDS encoding GNAT family N-acetyltransferase, with protein MTIWTVRPESPEDIPAVHAVNAAAFDTPAEADLVDALRADPEAWIDGLSLVAAASDGTVVAHALLTRCHIGGGPALALAPCAVLPGHQRRGAGSAVVRAALEAAREQGESPVVVLGHPAYYRRFGFEPASRWGIRAPFDVPDEALMALVLDSDRPVPRGVIRYASPFGI; from the coding sequence ATGACCATCTGGACCGTCCGTCCGGAGTCCCCCGAGGACATTCCGGCCGTCCACGCGGTCAACGCCGCGGCCTTCGACACCCCCGCCGAGGCCGACCTCGTGGACGCGCTGCGCGCCGACCCGGAAGCCTGGATCGACGGACTCTCCCTGGTGGCGGCGGCATCCGACGGCACCGTGGTCGCCCACGCCCTGCTGACCCGCTGCCACATCGGCGGCGGCCCCGCGCTGGCCCTCGCCCCCTGTGCCGTCCTCCCCGGACACCAGCGCAGGGGCGCGGGCTCGGCGGTGGTGCGCGCGGCGCTGGAGGCCGCGCGCGAGCAGGGAGAGAGTCCGGTGGTGGTCCTCGGGCACCCCGCCTACTACCGCCGGTTCGGATTCGAGCCCGCGTCCCGCTGGGGCATCCGCGCCCCCTTCGACGTCCCCGACGAGGCGCTGATGGCCCTCGTCCTCGACTCCGACCGGCCCGTTCCGCGCGGAGTCATCCGGTACGCGTCCCCGTTCGGCATCTGA
- a CDS encoding TetR/AcrR family transcriptional regulator, protein MAPTARELQRERTRHTLLRVSRELFAARGYGAVGLAEIVTAAEVTKGALYHHFAGKAELFRAVLREVQEEVGHQVADAADAREDPWEQLTAGCQEFLTAATDPARQRIMLVDGPAVLGWNEWRALDEESSARHLAEALADLMERGIVPRQPVAPLAHLLSGAMNEAALWLAASGGPGELADTRAALSRMLESLRAG, encoded by the coding sequence ATGGCACCGACGGCCAGGGAGTTGCAGCGGGAACGGACCCGGCACACGCTGCTGCGGGTGAGCCGGGAGCTGTTCGCGGCCCGCGGGTACGGCGCGGTCGGCCTGGCGGAGATCGTGACGGCCGCCGAGGTCACCAAGGGGGCCCTGTACCACCACTTCGCCGGCAAGGCGGAGCTGTTCCGCGCGGTGCTGCGGGAGGTCCAGGAGGAGGTGGGGCACCAGGTGGCCGACGCGGCCGACGCCCGGGAGGACCCGTGGGAGCAACTGACGGCGGGCTGCCAGGAGTTCCTCACGGCGGCCACCGACCCCGCCCGTCAGCGGATCATGCTCGTCGACGGACCGGCGGTCCTGGGCTGGAACGAGTGGCGCGCCCTGGACGAGGAGTCGTCCGCCCGCCATCTGGCCGAGGCGCTGGCGGATCTGATGGAACGGGGAATCGTGCCCCGGCAGCCGGTCGCGCCGCTGGCCCATCTGCTGTCGGGCGCGATGAACGAGGCGGCGCTGTGGCTGGCCGCGTCCGGCGGGCCGGGGGAGCTGGCCGACACGCGGGCCGCGCTCTCCCGGATGCTGGAGTCCCTGCGGGCGGGCTGA
- a CDS encoding electron transfer flavoprotein subunit alpha/FixB family protein: protein MAEVVVWVDHAGGVVAKPSLELLTVARRLGDPVAVVAGEGAAGAAGVLGEHGAVRVLVSEAPEYGEFLVVPKVDALAAAVGAVGVPVAVLVSSGGEGREIAARLAVRTGSGIVTDAVDVEVGADGGPVAVQSVFAASFTTRSRVTRGVPVIVVKPNAAPVEAAPAAGAVENLDVVFSPAAVCARVVERAGREASGRPELTEAAVVVSGGRGVGGAENFAVVEALADALGAAVGASRAAVDAGWYPHSHQVGQTGKSVSPQLYIASGISGAIQHRAGMQTSKTIVAINKDPEAPIFDLVDYGVIGDLHTVLPQLTDDINHRKN from the coding sequence GTGGCTGAGGTTGTTGTGTGGGTGGATCATGCCGGTGGTGTGGTGGCGAAGCCGTCGCTGGAGCTGCTGACGGTGGCGCGGCGGCTGGGTGATCCGGTGGCGGTGGTGGCGGGTGAGGGTGCCGCGGGGGCGGCGGGTGTGCTGGGGGAGCACGGTGCGGTGCGGGTGCTGGTGTCGGAGGCGCCCGAGTACGGGGAGTTCCTGGTGGTGCCGAAGGTGGACGCGCTGGCGGCGGCGGTGGGTGCGGTGGGGGTGCCGGTGGCGGTGCTGGTGTCCTCGGGGGGTGAGGGCCGGGAGATCGCGGCGCGGCTGGCGGTGCGGACGGGTTCGGGGATCGTGACGGACGCGGTGGATGTGGAGGTGGGCGCGGACGGCGGGCCGGTGGCGGTGCAGTCGGTGTTCGCGGCGTCGTTCACGACGCGGTCGCGGGTGACGCGGGGGGTGCCGGTGATCGTGGTGAAGCCGAACGCGGCGCCGGTGGAGGCGGCTCCCGCGGCGGGTGCGGTGGAGAATCTGGATGTGGTGTTCTCCCCGGCCGCGGTGTGTGCGCGGGTGGTGGAGCGTGCGGGGCGGGAGGCGAGCGGGCGTCCGGAGCTGACGGAGGCGGCGGTCGTGGTCTCCGGCGGGCGGGGTGTGGGCGGCGCGGAGAACTTCGCCGTCGTCGAGGCACTCGCCGACGCGCTGGGCGCCGCGGTCGGGGCCTCGCGGGCGGCGGTCGACGCGGGCTGGTACCCGCACTCCCACCAGGTCGGGCAGACCGGCAAGAGCGTGTCACCGCAGCTGTACATCGCGTCCGGGATCTCCGGCGCGATCCAGCACCGGGCGGGCATGCAGACCTCGAAGACCATCGTCGCAATCAACAAGGACCCCGAAGCCCCGATCTTCGACCTCGTCGACTACGGCGTCATCGGCGACCTCCACACCGTCCTGCCCCAACTCACCGACGACATCAACCACCGCAAGAACTGA
- a CDS encoding ATP-binding cassette domain-containing protein: MIRFEQVSKVYPDGTTAVDGLSFEVERGELVTLVGPSGCGKTTTMMMVNRLIEPTAGRILVDGEDVSAVDPVRLRRRIGYVIQHVGLFPHRSVLDNTATVPALVGWKRAKARARAAELLDLVGLDPAVYGSRYPAQLSGGQRQRVGVARALAADPPVLLMDEPFGAVDPVVREHLQNEFLALQATVRKTVLLVTHDIEEAVRMGDRIAVYGQGRIEQFDTPGAVLGAPATDRVARFVGADRGLKRLAVTTVEPDDLEQPPLVRLDEPAAPAAVRLRSAGARWAVVVGPGGELHGWVAADVLARAGAGATVGPLARRMEAWVPLGATLKRAFGEMLQHDAGWVAVVDGSRFLGVLTPALLHEALRRSVDADERGIPRDEVEFHSVSDA; the protein is encoded by the coding sequence ATGATCCGGTTCGAGCAGGTCAGCAAGGTCTACCCGGACGGCACGACCGCCGTCGACGGCCTGTCCTTCGAGGTGGAGCGGGGGGAACTGGTCACTCTGGTGGGCCCGTCCGGCTGTGGCAAGACCACCACGATGATGATGGTGAACCGGCTGATCGAGCCCACTGCGGGCCGGATCCTCGTCGACGGGGAGGATGTCTCGGCCGTCGATCCGGTGCGGCTGCGGCGCCGGATCGGCTATGTCATCCAGCATGTCGGCCTCTTCCCGCACCGTTCGGTTCTCGACAACACCGCCACTGTTCCGGCCCTCGTCGGCTGGAAGCGGGCGAAGGCCCGGGCCCGCGCCGCCGAACTGCTCGACCTGGTGGGCCTCGACCCCGCCGTGTACGGCTCGCGCTACCCGGCCCAGCTCTCCGGCGGCCAGCGCCAGCGCGTCGGCGTCGCCCGGGCCCTCGCCGCCGATCCGCCCGTGCTGCTGATGGACGAGCCCTTCGGCGCCGTCGACCCGGTGGTCCGCGAACACCTCCAGAACGAGTTCCTGGCCCTCCAGGCGACCGTGCGCAAGACGGTCCTGCTGGTCACCCACGACATCGAGGAGGCGGTGCGGATGGGGGACCGCATCGCCGTGTACGGGCAGGGCCGCATCGAACAGTTCGACACCCCGGGCGCGGTCCTCGGGGCGCCCGCCACCGACCGTGTGGCCCGCTTCGTCGGCGCGGACCGGGGCCTCAAGCGGCTCGCCGTCACCACCGTCGAACCGGACGACCTGGAACAGCCGCCGCTGGTCCGGCTGGACGAGCCCGCCGCCCCGGCCGCCGTCCGGCTGCGCTCGGCCGGGGCGCGCTGGGCCGTGGTGGTCGGCCCGGGCGGCGAACTGCACGGCTGGGTGGCGGCGGACGTGCTCGCCCGGGCCGGGGCGGGCGCGACCGTGGGCCCCCTGGCCCGGCGGATGGAGGCGTGGGTGCCGCTCGGCGCCACCCTGAAGCGGGCGTTCGGCGAGATGCTCCAGCACGACGCCGGGTGGGTGGCGGTCGTCGACGGCTCCCGCTTCCTCGGGGTGCTGACCCCGGCCCTGCTGCACGAGGCCCTGCGGCGGTCCGTCGACGCGGACGAGCGCGGGATTCCGCGCGACGAGGTGGAGTTCCACTCGGTCTCGGACGCCTGA
- a CDS encoding thioesterase II family protein encodes MDQRVGEARLWLRNYSPAPGADIRLVCFPHAGGAASAYHPMAKALSPSVDVSAVQYPGRQDRRTEPCAESLAELADRIVPVLSALDDDRPLALFGHSMGATVAYEVARRLERSAGTPAPVLVLLSGRRPPHHATQLGGVHLRDDAGVLRELSFLGGSVMEALADPELLELVMPAIRGDYRAVETYVHVPGPPLRCPVVALTGDADPRASVAEVEDWREYTTGTFGLHVFPGGHFYLQDRGGDDVHETVRAHLAGLTARGAGPR; translated from the coding sequence ATGGATCAGCGGGTCGGCGAGGCACGGCTGTGGCTGCGGAACTACTCCCCCGCGCCCGGGGCGGACATCCGTCTGGTGTGCTTCCCCCACGCGGGCGGCGCGGCCAGTGCCTACCATCCGATGGCGAAGGCCCTCTCGCCCTCGGTGGATGTGTCGGCGGTCCAGTATCCGGGCCGCCAGGACCGGCGTACGGAGCCCTGTGCGGAGAGCCTCGCCGAGCTGGCCGACCGGATCGTCCCGGTTCTTTCGGCACTCGACGACGACCGCCCGCTGGCGCTGTTCGGGCACAGCATGGGCGCGACCGTGGCGTACGAGGTCGCCCGGCGGCTGGAGCGGTCGGCGGGGACCCCCGCGCCGGTGCTGGTGCTGCTCTCGGGGCGCCGCCCCCCGCACCACGCCACGCAGCTCGGCGGAGTCCATCTGCGCGACGACGCGGGCGTGCTGCGCGAGCTGTCGTTCCTCGGCGGGTCCGTCATGGAGGCGCTCGCCGATCCGGAGCTGCTGGAGCTGGTGATGCCCGCGATCCGGGGCGACTACCGGGCCGTCGAGACCTATGTCCATGTGCCGGGCCCCCCGCTGCGCTGTCCGGTGGTGGCGCTGACGGGGGACGCCGACCCCCGGGCGTCGGTCGCGGAGGTCGAGGACTGGCGGGAGTACACCACGGGCACGTTCGGCCTGCATGTCTTCCCGGGTGGTCACTTCTATCTCCAGGACCGCGGCGGCGACGACGTCCACGAGACCGTCCGCGCCCATCTCGCCGGGCTGACGGCCCGGGGCGCGGGACCGCGCTGA
- a CDS encoding VOC family protein, which yields MLKSFYPVIATSRIEESRDFYTRLMGFETTFEADWYISLRRPGPLAYELALLDHTHPTIPEGYRTPVAGLLLNFEVEDVDAAWERLVVRAGLTPRLELRSEEFGQRHFIVADPDGVLIDVITEIPPTGRYADLFRTG from the coding sequence GTGCTGAAGAGCTTCTATCCCGTGATCGCCACCTCCCGGATCGAGGAGTCCAGGGACTTCTACACCCGGCTGATGGGCTTCGAGACGACCTTCGAGGCCGACTGGTACATCAGCCTGCGCCGCCCCGGCCCCCTCGCGTACGAGCTGGCGCTGCTGGACCACACCCACCCCACCATTCCCGAGGGGTACCGCACCCCGGTCGCGGGGCTGCTGCTCAACTTCGAGGTCGAGGACGTCGACGCCGCATGGGAGCGCCTGGTCGTCCGCGCGGGTCTGACCCCCCGGCTCGAACTGCGCAGCGAGGAGTTCGGCCAGCGGCACTTCATCGTCGCCGACCCCGATGGCGTGCTCATCGACGTCATCACCGAGATCCCGCCCACCGGGCGGTACGCCGACCTGTTCCGCACCGGCTGA
- a CDS encoding Zn-ribbon domain-containing OB-fold protein codes for MYRDMSQPGTGTAPSARRAAGLIYQRCRWCGTASFRRLLCPVCASSDLESARSEGEGVVIRSAVVNRYTRIARNESLVRFPEGFMLRCRVVGTAPHLVWVGAKVRPVGGADSREGEAVLEICDPVTPVSPW; via the coding sequence ATGTATCGAGACATGTCCCAGCCGGGAACCGGCACCGCGCCGTCGGCGCGGAGGGCGGCCGGTCTCATCTATCAGCGGTGCCGCTGGTGCGGCACCGCCTCCTTCCGCCGTCTGCTCTGCCCCGTCTGCGCCTCCAGCGACCTGGAGTCCGCGCGCAGCGAGGGCGAGGGTGTCGTCATCCGCTCGGCGGTGGTCAACCGCTACACCCGGATCGCGCGCAACGAGTCGCTGGTGCGCTTCCCCGAGGGCTTCATGCTCCGCTGCCGGGTGGTCGGCACGGCCCCGCATCTGGTCTGGGTCGGGGCGAAGGTCCGCCCCGTGGGGGGTGCCGACTCCCGGGAGGGTGAGGCCGTGCTGGAGATCTGCGACCCGGTCACGCCCGTCAGCCCCTGGTGA
- a CDS encoding ABC transporter permease codes for MNTLAEAWRWLTDPAHWSGDGGIAQRLVEHLWLTSVCLGLSCLIALPVALVLGHVGRGGALAVNLSHIGRAVPTFAVLVLLLLSPIGAYGSWPTVIALVLFAVPPLLVNAYTGMRGVDRDVVRAARGMGMTGRQMLLGVELPLALPLILTGVRIAAVQLVATATLAALAGGGGLGRIITAGFNLASTPQVVAGAALVAAFALAVEGLFVLGQRLAPAWARESG; via the coding sequence GTGAACACCCTCGCCGAGGCGTGGCGATGGCTCACCGACCCCGCCCACTGGTCCGGCGACGGCGGCATCGCGCAGCGGCTCGTGGAACACCTCTGGCTCACCTCCGTCTGCCTGGGGCTGAGCTGTCTGATCGCGCTGCCCGTCGCCCTGGTCCTCGGCCATGTCGGCCGGGGCGGGGCGCTCGCCGTCAACCTCTCCCACATCGGCCGCGCCGTCCCCACGTTCGCCGTCCTCGTCCTGCTGCTGCTCAGCCCCATCGGCGCCTACGGCTCCTGGCCGACCGTCATCGCGCTGGTGCTCTTCGCCGTGCCGCCGCTGCTCGTCAACGCGTACACCGGGATGCGGGGGGTCGACCGCGACGTGGTGCGCGCCGCGCGGGGCATGGGGATGACCGGCCGTCAGATGCTCCTCGGCGTGGAACTCCCGCTGGCGCTGCCGCTGATCCTCACCGGGGTGCGGATCGCGGCCGTGCAGCTCGTCGCCACCGCCACGCTCGCCGCCCTCGCGGGCGGCGGCGGCCTCGGCCGGATCATCACGGCGGGCTTCAACCTCGCCTCCACCCCGCAGGTCGTCGCGGGCGCCGCCCTGGTCGCCGCGTTCGCCCTCGCCGTGGAGGGGCTGTTCGTCCTGGGACAGCGGCTCGCCCCCGCCTGGGCACGGGAGAGCGGCTGA
- a CDS encoding electron transfer flavoprotein subunit beta/FixA family protein: MTLRIVVCVKYVPDAAGERRFAGDGTVDREGVDGLLSELDEYAVEQALRIAEGSDGEVDVTVLTVGPEDAREAVSKGLRMGADRGVHVEDGGVHGSDVMGTSLVLAAAVEKAGFDLVLCGMASTDGAMGVLPAVLAERLGVPQVTLLSEVSVGGGAVSGRRDGDRASERVEAPLPAVVSVTDQSGEARYPSFKGIMAAKKKPVVEWDLDDLGLDADGVGLAGAFTEVVEAVERPARTKGEIVTDEGDGGLKVAAFLAGRKFI; encoded by the coding sequence ATGACCTTGAGGATTGTTGTCTGTGTGAAGTATGTGCCGGATGCGGCGGGTGAGCGGCGGTTTGCCGGGGATGGGACGGTGGACCGGGAGGGTGTGGACGGTCTGTTGTCGGAGCTGGACGAGTACGCGGTGGAGCAGGCGCTGCGGATCGCGGAGGGTTCGGACGGTGAGGTGGATGTCACGGTGTTGACGGTGGGTCCGGAGGATGCGCGGGAGGCGGTGTCGAAGGGTCTGCGGATGGGGGCGGACCGGGGTGTGCATGTGGAGGACGGGGGTGTGCACGGGTCGGATGTGATGGGGACGTCGCTGGTGCTGGCCGCTGCGGTGGAGAAGGCGGGTTTTGATCTGGTGCTGTGCGGGATGGCGTCGACGGACGGGGCGATGGGGGTGCTGCCGGCGGTGCTGGCGGAGCGGCTGGGGGTGCCGCAGGTGACGCTGTTGTCGGAGGTGTCCGTCGGGGGTGGTGCGGTGTCGGGGCGCCGGGACGGTGACCGGGCCAGTGAGCGGGTGGAGGCGCCGCTGCCGGCGGTGGTGTCGGTGACGGACCAGTCGGGTGAGGCGCGGTATCCCTCGTTCAAGGGGATCATGGCGGCGAAGAAGAAGCCGGTCGTGGAGTGGGATCTGGACGATCTGGGCCTGGACGCGGACGGGGTGGGGCTCGCGGGCGCGTTCACCGAGGTGGTGGAGGCGGTGGAGCGCCCGGCGCGGACGAAGGGCGAGATCGTCACCGACGAGGGCGACGGCGGACTGAAGGTGGCCGCGTTCCTGGCCGGACGCAAGTTCATCTGA
- a CDS encoding TetR family transcriptional regulator, which yields MREALAEAAFQLFLERGFERTTVDDIVARAGVGRRSFFRYFPSKEDAVFPDHERCLAEMTAFLDGHADGDPLERVCEAARIVLRMYAANPEFSVQRYGLTREVPGLRTYELSVVRRYERTLAGYLRGRYGDAPDASLRAEVIAAAVVAAHNNGLRGWLRSGGQGDAEGAVEHAFALVREVWSGRGGPRAVVSAAGDAGEGGEVVVMVAARSTPLWRVVQRLETALADG from the coding sequence ATGCGCGAGGCGCTGGCCGAGGCGGCGTTCCAGCTCTTTCTTGAGCGGGGATTCGAGCGGACCACCGTGGACGACATCGTGGCACGGGCGGGGGTCGGGCGGCGGTCTTTCTTCCGGTATTTCCCGTCGAAAGAGGACGCGGTCTTCCCCGACCACGAGCGCTGTCTCGCCGAGATGACGGCCTTTCTCGACGGCCACGCGGACGGCGATCCGCTGGAGCGGGTCTGCGAGGCCGCCCGGATCGTGCTGCGGATGTACGCGGCGAACCCCGAGTTCTCCGTGCAGCGCTACGGACTCACCCGTGAGGTGCCGGGGCTGCGCACCTATGAACTGTCCGTCGTACGCCGCTATGAACGGACTCTGGCGGGGTATCTGCGGGGCCGCTACGGCGATGCCCCGGACGCCTCGCTGCGCGCCGAGGTGATCGCCGCCGCTGTGGTGGCGGCGCACAACAACGGGCTGCGCGGCTGGCTGCGGTCGGGGGGACAGGGGGACGCGGAGGGGGCGGTCGAGCACGCCTTCGCGCTGGTGCGGGAGGTCTGGTCGGGCCGGGGCGGTCCACGGGCGGTGGTGTCGGCGGCCGGTGACGCGGGGGAGGGCGGCGAGGTGGTCGTCATGGTGGCGGCCCGGAGCACTCCGCTGTGGCGTGTGGTCCAGCGGCTGGAGACGGCCCTCGCCGACGGCTGA
- a CDS encoding ABC transporter permease: protein MAQPPDDCLARNEWICGEYLTTRRGILLDAVVQHLQLTGVSVLIALALAVPLALAARRWRWAAGPVLGLTTVLYAIPSLAMFSLLLPVYGLSAALVIAGLVLYSLTLLVRNILAGLRSVPEETRQAARGMGYGPLRLLLAVELPLALPAAMAGLRIATVSAVSLVTIGAIVGHGGLGNLIYSGMNTYFKAQVLTASALCVLIAVIADLLLLGAQRLATPWARAGAT, encoded by the coding sequence GTGGCACAGCCCCCCGACGACTGTCTCGCCCGCAATGAGTGGATCTGCGGCGAGTATCTGACGACCCGGCGGGGAATCCTCCTGGACGCGGTCGTCCAGCACCTCCAGCTCACCGGCGTCTCCGTGCTGATCGCGCTCGCGCTCGCCGTCCCCCTCGCGCTCGCCGCCCGCCGCTGGCGCTGGGCGGCCGGACCGGTCCTCGGTCTCACCACCGTCCTCTACGCCATTCCGTCACTGGCGATGTTCTCGCTGCTGCTGCCGGTGTACGGGCTCTCCGCCGCCCTGGTGATCGCGGGCCTGGTCCTGTACTCCCTCACCCTGCTCGTACGGAACATCCTCGCCGGGCTGCGCTCCGTCCCCGAGGAGACCCGGCAGGCCGCGCGCGGCATGGGGTACGGGCCGCTGCGGCTGCTGCTCGCGGTGGAGCTGCCGCTCGCCCTGCCCGCCGCGATGGCGGGGCTGCGGATCGCCACGGTCTCCGCCGTCTCCCTGGTCACCATCGGGGCGATCGTCGGCCACGGCGGGCTCGGCAACCTCATCTACTCCGGGATGAACACCTACTTCAAGGCCCAGGTGCTCACCGCGTCCGCCCTGTGCGTGCTGATCGCCGTCATCGCTGACCTGCTGCTCCTCGGCGCCCAGCGGCTGGCCACCCCCTGGGCGCGGGCGGGGGCCACGTGA
- a CDS encoding acetylxylan esterase, producing MTLYDLPLDALRSYRSASAEPDDFDGFWADTLARARSHDLGARFEPVDAGLTTVEVYDVTYAGFGGHPIRAWLVLPAGESGPLPVVVESIGYGGGRGLPHAHLLWASAGFAHFVMDSRGQGSMWSEGVTADPVGSAPSHPGFLTQGIEAPETFYYRRLITDAVRAVEAAHAHPRVDAARTAVIGESQGGGVALALAALLPGLLAIAPDMPFLCDFPRAVTITDHIPYSEVGNYLRTHRTSGERVRRTLSYFDGVHFAARCRAPALFSVALQDTTCPPSTVFAAYNAYAGRTKEIEIYDFNDHEGGGSVQQAAQLRWLPKMLAA from the coding sequence ATGACTCTGTACGACCTTCCGCTCGACGCACTCCGCAGCTACCGCAGCGCCTCCGCCGAACCCGACGACTTCGACGGCTTCTGGGCGGACACCCTCGCCCGGGCCCGCTCCCACGACCTCGGCGCGCGGTTCGAACCCGTCGACGCCGGACTGACGACCGTGGAGGTGTACGACGTGACCTACGCCGGGTTCGGCGGGCACCCGATACGGGCCTGGCTGGTCCTGCCCGCCGGGGAGAGCGGCCCGCTGCCCGTGGTCGTGGAGTCCATCGGCTACGGCGGCGGACGCGGCCTCCCGCACGCCCATCTGCTCTGGGCCTCCGCCGGTTTCGCCCATTTCGTCATGGACAGCCGGGGCCAGGGCAGCATGTGGAGCGAGGGCGTCACCGCCGACCCGGTGGGCAGCGCCCCGTCCCATCCCGGCTTCCTCACCCAGGGCATCGAGGCGCCCGAGACCTTCTACTACCGCAGGCTGATCACGGACGCGGTCCGCGCGGTGGAGGCGGCCCACGCCCATCCGCGCGTGGACGCCGCGCGCACGGCGGTGATCGGGGAGAGCCAGGGCGGCGGGGTGGCCCTCGCGCTGGCCGCGCTGCTGCCCGGACTGCTGGCGATCGCCCCGGACATGCCGTTCCTGTGCGACTTCCCCCGGGCCGTCACCATCACGGACCACATACCGTACTCGGAGGTCGGGAACTACCTCCGCACCCACCGGACGAGCGGGGAACGGGTCCGCCGCACCCTGAGCTACTTCGACGGAGTGCACTTCGCCGCGCGGTGCCGGGCCCCGGCCCTCTTCTCGGTGGCCCTCCAGGACACCACCTGCCCGCCGTCGACGGTCTTCGCCGCCTACAACGCGTACGCCGGACGGACCAAGGAGATCGAGATCTACGACTTCAACGACCACGAGGGCGGCGGCTCCGTGCAGCAGGCGGCCCAGTTGCGGTGGCTGCCGAAGATGCTGGCGGCCTGA